GGGATTGAGCTGGCCGAAGGCGTAGATCGCGATCGCGTGCAGCAGGTGCGAGAACGCGAACGACAGGCCGACGATGCGACGCTCGCGCAGCAATGCCTGGGTGAACGGGCCGGGCAGCAGCGAGGCGAAGGAGGACGCGGTGAACGCGGCCAGGAACAGCACGAAGGAGGTACGGGCGGTGACGCGGATGGCGCGGCGGCTGCCTTCCACGGCGTCGGGGCCGAGCAGATAGGCGGCGCCCGTGGCGCCCATCAGCAGCGCGGCCAGCATCAGGAACAATTTCCAGCCGCCGAAGCGGCGGGGCGAGGGGAGCGGGTTCTCGCGGATGGGGGAGGCGGGATGCTGCGTTGACATGGACGGCTCCTGGCAAGGGTGGCGGTGAGCGGAGGGTGGCCATTGCAAGGGGGCGAGGTATCCGTACCGTGTCGGGCGGGCCGTCGTTTTGTCAGCGCCTGTGTCGCGGACGGCGGTCGATACATTGCGATACGAAGTGCCCGGCGGCGGGCGCGGTGGGAGACTGGCACGGGGAGAGGTCACGCGACCGTGCATCGGCGTGGCCGGCGCGGGCGTTGTGTGTCGAAACGTAGCCCCGCGCCGCGCCGACACCTTGTGTGACA
This is a stretch of genomic DNA from Archangium violaceum. It encodes these proteins:
- a CDS encoding ferric reductase-like transmembrane domain-containing protein, which translates into the protein MSTQHPASPIRENPLPSPRRFGGWKLFLMLAALLMGATGAAYLLGPDAVEGSRRAIRVTARTSFVLFLAAFTASSFASLLPGPFTQALLRERRIVGLSFAFSHLLHAIAIYAFGQLNPEFWPSRSTLTNLPGTLGYVSILLLAVTSHRGLARRMGPTAWRRLHVTGMWVIAAVFTFSYFKRVPMNYWYAVPSALLFTAVVVRLIAGRAQALRRGTRSLLAPTEA